In Mycolicibacterium lutetiense, the sequence GTTGGACCTCGATGTCGTCTCGGTCAACAAGATCGCCTCCATGCTGGAGCGCGGCACCGACGCCACCACCCCGGAACTGCCGCGAGCAGTCGGACACGATGCCACTCGGTTCACCCGCAGTCCAATCGAATTCAGAACCATCACAACATCATTGACCGTCGTCATCGACGAGCCGACAACCCCGGAGACCTGCTGACATGACCAACCATCGTGCACCTGCCGACCCCGTCGGCGCGGACCTGACCCGACTGCTCAAAGCGCTCAAGCTCGGCGCCCTTGCCGACACCCTGCCCGAACGGGCCGCGTTGGCCCGCCAGCACAAACTGAGCCACATCGGGTTCCTCGAAACACTGCTCGCCGACGAGGTGTCCCGACGCGAATCCCGTTCAGCCGGATTGCGATCATCCAAGGCCGGACTCGATCCGACGATGCGGTTCGACTCCTGGACTGCACAGGACGACCTACGCTATGACCGCACCCTGCTCGGCGACCTGACCTCGCTACGATTCCTTGACGCCGGACAGTCCGCGATCATCCTCGGGCCCGTCGGCGTGGGCAAGACACATCTAGCAACAGCACTGGGGCACATGGCGATTCGTCGCCGCCATAGCGTTCTGTTCGCCCGATCCGACAAACTGTTCACCCGGCTGCGCGCCGCCCGCCTGGACAACACCGTCGACGCCGAGATCCGCCGGCTGGCCACCATCGACGTCCTCATCATCGACGACTTCGCGCTGCGGCCCCTCGGCGCCACCGAAACCAGCGACTTCTACGAAATCGTCGTCGAACGCCACCGCGCCAAGACGACCATCGTGACTTCCAACCGTGAACCCTCCGAATGGCTGACCATGACCGCCGACACGCTGCTGGCCCAATCAGCGATCGACCGACTCACCGCCACCGCTCACACCCTCGTCATCGAAGGACCGTCCTACCGCCAACGCAACCGCCCCGGCCCGCTTGACCCAGACCAAGGTGACGAGCATCCTCAATGACGCGCCACGGTGGTCCCATCCTCCTGGCAATCAGGTGGCCCCATCACCCTGGCAAGCGACATCGGTGCAAGCTCAGCGCGGCGCGCGCCGGCCGTTGCATCGGCGATTCCTTCCACCCACGGTTATCAGCGCGAAGATCTGCGACGGATGGTCAAAGAGGAGCTGCGACAAGTGATCGAGAGCGGCAACCAGAACTGATCGGCACCATTCCGCTGCGGCTGCCCCGACTAATTTCGGTATCGTCACTGCCGACTGTAGGAGGGTACGCAGAGTTGAGGGTGGGTGCGCAACGCACCAGAGCAGGAAAACGGTGGCCGCGGCCCCCGCAGAAGGTGTTGGGATCTACGAGACCTTGCCTGCTGGTACCCGGATGATCTAACCGCCATTGCGCAGCGTGTCTGGTGCTGCCGTGAGCTAAACGGCTGGGCAAGTGCGCCGATTTGCGTTTAGCCGTACACCGATCAAAAGCACCCAACCCTGTATGCGCCCGTCCGGATTCTCAGGCCATCACCATGTGGTCGTTCGTGGCTAGATGGGTCTCTGTGCGCACCTACTTCGACCCCCCGATGTGGTGCTAGGTCGGCCGGGGCACGGCAACGAGTTAGCTCGCGAGCTTCTTTTTGAGGTTGTCGGCGATCGCAGTAAGAAACTGATCGCTGGTCAGCCACGGTGTATCGGGTCCGATCAATACCGCTAGATCCTTTGTCATTTGGCCAGTTTCGACGGTACTGATGACCGCCCCCTCCAGCGTTTCGGCGAACGCGATGACCTCCGGGGTGTTGTCGAGCTTTCCGCGATGCTGCAGGCCTCGGGTCCACGCGAAGATCGATGCGATTGGATTGGTAGAGACCTGTTTGCCCTGCTGATACTGGCGGTAGTGGCGGGTTACGGTGCCATGGGCGGCTTCGGCCTCCATGGTCTTGCCGTCTGGTGTCATCAATACAGACGTCATCAGGCCCAGCGAGCCATAGCCCTGGGCCACCGTGTCCGATTGGACGTCGCCGTCGTAGTTTTTGCATGCCCACACGTAGCCGCCCTCCCATTTCAGGCAGGAAGCCACCATGTCGTCGATCAGCCGGTGCTCATAGGTGAGCCCTTTGGCGTCGAACTGTTCGCGGTACTCGTCGGTGAAGATGCGCTCGAACTCGTCCTTGAACATCCCGTCGTAGCCTTTGAGGATGGTGTTCTTTGTCGACAGGAACACCGGATAGTTCTGCTGCAGAGCGTAGTTGAACGAGGAGCGCGCAAAGTCCTGGATGGACTTGCGGAAGTTGTACATGCCCATGATGACGCCGCCGTCTTCGGGGATCTTGACGACGTCGTGCACCTGCGGCTCGCTGCCGTCATCTGGAGTGAAGGTGACCGTGAAGGTGCCGGGCTTGTCGACCTTGGTGTTGAAGGCACGATACTGGTCGCCGAAGGCGTGGCGGCCGATGATGATCGGTTTGGTCCACCCGGGAACCAGTCGTGGCACATTATCGATCACAATGGGAGCACGGAAAATGGTGCCGCCCAGAATGTTTCGGATCGTGCCGTTGGGTGACAGCCACATCTGTTTGAGGTTGAACTCTTTGACGCGGGCCTCGTCGGGGGTGATGGTCGCGCACTTCACGCCGACCCCGTGGTGCTTGATGGCTTCGGCGGCGTCGATGGTGACTTGATCGTCGGTGGCGTCGCGGTGCTCGATGCCCAAGTCGTAGTAGTCCAGGTCGATGTCGAGATTCGGCAGGATCAGCTGCTCTTTGATCATCTTCCAGATGATTCGGGTCATCTCGTCGCCATCGAGCTCGGCGACCTTACCTACGACTTTGATCTTGGGCATGCGGGTGTGGATCCTCCTTGCAGTGAATGCCGTTTCCGGCGGGGCCGGCGGGCACCGGTTGGGCGTGTTGAGGACCTGACGGATTGACCACCTCATCGGGGCCGCCGCGGTCCGTGCGATCATCGCCCTCCTCGTCCGAGCAGGACGTGACATGGGGATGATCGGTAGCCCTCAGTCCAGTTGGGGGAGGTCGTCATTGGTTATACGCGCTCGATGATGGTGGCGGTGGCCAGGGCACCTCCGGCGCACATGGTGATCAGCGCAGTCGCGCTGTCGCGGCGTTCCAGTTCGTGAAGTGCGGTAGCGATGAGCCGGGAACCGGTGCTGCCCACCGGATGCCCCAGCGCGAGGCCCCCGCCGTTGACGTTGACCTTGTCCATGTCGGGTTGATGGACCTGGGCCCACGACAGGACAACCGAGGCGAAGGCCTCGTTGATTTCGAACAAGTCGAGGTCGCCGATTTTCATACCGGCCTTCTCCAGGACTTTCGTAGTCGCTTGAACAGGCCCGTCGAGATGAAATTCAGGTTCGGCACCCACGAGTACCTGCGAGACGATTCGGGCGCGCGGATACAGGCCCAGTGCGCGTGCCCGGTCGGCATCGGCGATCAGCACAGCTGCAGCACCGTCGGAGATCTGGGAAGCCGTCGCAGCGGTGTGGATGCCGCCCTCGACGATGGGCGCCAACGTGGCCAAAGTCTCTGCAGTGGTGTCGCGCAGGCCCTGATCGCGGCTGACCACCTTCGTTTGGCCGGTCACATCGCCCTGCTCGTCGACCACGGGCACCGAAATGGGCAGCACCTCACGGTGAAACCGTCCCTCGT encodes:
- the istB gene encoding IS21-like element helper ATPase IstB; amino-acid sequence: MTNHRAPADPVGADLTRLLKALKLGALADTLPERAALARQHKLSHIGFLETLLADEVSRRESRSAGLRSSKAGLDPTMRFDSWTAQDDLRYDRTLLGDLTSLRFLDAGQSAIILGPVGVGKTHLATALGHMAIRRRHSVLFARSDKLFTRLRAARLDNTVDAEIRRLATIDVLIIDDFALRPLGATETSDFYEIVVERHRAKTTIVTSNREPSEWLTMTADTLLAQSAIDRLTATAHTLVIEGPSYRQRNRPGPLDPDQGDEHPQ
- a CDS encoding NADP-dependent isocitrate dehydrogenase, whose translation is MPKIKVVGKVAELDGDEMTRIIWKMIKEQLILPNLDIDLDYYDLGIEHRDATDDQVTIDAAEAIKHHGVGVKCATITPDEARVKEFNLKQMWLSPNGTIRNILGGTIFRAPIVIDNVPRLVPGWTKPIIIGRHAFGDQYRAFNTKVDKPGTFTVTFTPDDGSEPQVHDVVKIPEDGGVIMGMYNFRKSIQDFARSSFNYALQQNYPVFLSTKNTILKGYDGMFKDEFERIFTDEYREQFDAKGLTYEHRLIDDMVASCLKWEGGYVWACKNYDGDVQSDTVAQGYGSLGLMTSVLMTPDGKTMEAEAAHGTVTRHYRQYQQGKQVSTNPIASIFAWTRGLQHRGKLDNTPEVIAFAETLEGAVISTVETGQMTKDLAVLIGPDTPWLTSDQFLTAIADNLKKKLAS
- a CDS encoding steroid 3-ketoacyl-CoA thiolase — translated: MGDPVIVEAVRSPIGKRGGWLSGLHAAELLGSVQSGLVDRAGIDPMLVEQVVGGCVTQAGAQSNNVTRTAWLHAGLPWQVGATTIDCQCGSAQQANHLIAALIAAGSLDIGMACGVEAMSQVPLGANVGTEAGARRPASWTVDLPNQFDAAERIAARRGLSRADIEVLGVRSQTLAKQAWDEGRFHREVLPISVPVVDEQGDVTGQTKVVSRDQGLRDTTAETLATLAPIVEGGIHTAATASQISDGAAAVLIADADRARALGLYPRARIVSQVLVGAEPEFHLDGPVQATTKVLEKAGMKIGDLDLFEINEAFASVVLSWAQVHQPDMDKVNVNGGGLALGHPVGSTGSRLIATALHELERRDSATALITMCAGGALATATIIERV